One part of the Haemophilus parainfluenzae genome encodes these proteins:
- a CDS encoding SanA/YdcF family protein: MQLSKTLSKMTALSWLSCLPLKKLLGYILGLFLLVLIGCFTIDRAVSFYVQDRVYEDLETLPHRHYALVLGTSKYVAKGKTNKYYDYRLEASKLLVEQDKVDYLLLSGDNRTLQYNEPRTMFLDLRKMGVSESVMFKDFAGFRTLDSVVRASKVFQVPSFTIISQKFHCERALLIAKHYDIDAICFTAKQPEMYFGIRIREIFARMKAVLDLIIGVKPYFLGAPEPLPIPIE, translated from the coding sequence ATGCAACTATCTAAAACGCTGTCAAAAATGACCGCTCTTTCCTGGCTCTCATGCCTTCCTCTAAAAAAACTCCTCGGTTATATCTTGGGGCTCTTTTTACTTGTCTTGATAGGTTGCTTCACCATTGATCGTGCCGTGAGCTTTTATGTACAAGACCGTGTGTATGAAGATCTCGAAACACTCCCGCATCGCCATTATGCATTGGTACTCGGTACATCCAAATATGTTGCCAAGGGAAAAACCAATAAATATTATGATTACCGCTTGGAAGCATCAAAACTCTTGGTCGAGCAAGATAAAGTCGATTATTTACTACTAAGTGGCGATAATCGCACGCTTCAATATAACGAGCCTCGCACCATGTTTTTGGATCTACGCAAAATGGGCGTATCTGAAAGTGTGATGTTTAAAGATTTTGCAGGATTCCGCACCTTAGACTCTGTTGTGCGCGCAAGTAAAGTTTTCCAAGTGCCCTCTTTTACGATTATCAGCCAAAAATTCCATTGTGAACGCGCGCTGTTGATTGCTAAACACTATGATATTGATGCAATTTGCTTTACTGCGAAACAACCCGAAATGTATTTTGGGATACGTATTCGCGAAATATTTGCTCGCATGAAAGCCGTGTTAGACTTAATTATTGGCGTAAAACCTTATTTCCTTGGTGCACCAGAGCCTCTGCCAATACCTATCGAATAG
- the metX gene encoding homoserine O-acetyltransferase MetX, which produces MAVQHVVLFQDYPLQLALGGQLSPINVAYKTYGTLNADKSNVVLVCHALTGDAEPYFDEPNKDGWWQNFMGEGLAFDTSKYFFICSNVLGGCKGTTGPSSINPTTGKPYGSQFPNIIVQDIIKVQKALLDYLGITHLKAIVGGSFGGMQATQWAIDYPDFMDNIVNLCSSLFFSAEAIGFNHVMRQAIINDPNFNHGDYYEGTPPHQGLSIARMLGMLTYRTDLQLAKAFGRATKSDGQFWGDHFQVESYLSYQGQKFLDRFDANSYLHLLRALDLYDPSMGYIDVKEALSRIKACYTLVSVTTDQLFKSVDLHKSKQLLEQAGVDLKFYEFPSDYGHDAFLVDYTAFEHKIRSGIEGELE; this is translated from the coding sequence ATGGCTGTGCAACATGTCGTGCTTTTTCAAGACTATCCGCTTCAATTAGCATTGGGCGGACAGCTTTCGCCTATCAATGTGGCATATAAAACTTATGGCACTTTAAATGCAGATAAAAGCAATGTTGTTCTGGTTTGCCATGCCTTAACAGGAGACGCAGAACCTTATTTTGATGAACCGAATAAAGACGGTTGGTGGCAAAACTTTATGGGCGAAGGTCTCGCTTTTGATACATCTAAATATTTTTTTATTTGTTCAAATGTATTAGGCGGGTGTAAAGGGACAACGGGACCAAGCTCAATTAATCCCACTACGGGAAAGCCTTATGGTAGCCAGTTCCCAAATATCATTGTTCAAGATATTATCAAAGTGCAAAAAGCCTTACTTGATTATCTCGGCATCACGCATTTAAAAGCAATCGTAGGTGGCTCTTTTGGTGGAATGCAAGCCACACAGTGGGCAATTGATTATCCCGATTTTATGGATAATATTGTAAATCTATGCTCTTCTCTTTTTTTTAGTGCGGAAGCCATTGGGTTTAATCATGTTATGCGTCAAGCAATAATCAATGATCCAAATTTTAATCATGGTGATTATTATGAGGGGACTCCACCTCACCAAGGCCTTTCGATAGCTCGAATGCTGGGTATGCTAACCTATCGCACTGATTTGCAATTGGCGAAGGCATTTGGTCGAGCGACTAAATCTGACGGGCAATTCTGGGGGGATCACTTTCAAGTGGAGTCCTATCTAAGTTATCAAGGTCAAAAATTCTTAGATCGTTTTGATGCTAATTCCTATTTACATTTATTGCGAGCGCTCGATCTGTATGATCCAAGTATGGGATATATTGATGTAAAAGAAGCCTTATCTCGAATTAAGGCATGCTATACATTAGTTTCAGTAACGACCGATCAATTATTTAAATCTGTTGATTTACATAAAAGTAAACAGCTTTTAGAACAAGCGGGAGTCGATTTAAAATTTTACGAATTCCCATCGGATTATGGACATGATGCCTTTTTAGTGGATTATACGGCGTTTGAGCACAAAATTCGAAGCGGAATAGAAGGCGAGTTAGAATAA
- a CDS encoding oligopeptide/dipeptide ABC transporter ATP-binding protein: protein MALLDIRNLNIEIQTPNSRIKIVDGVNLSVNEGEILGLVGESGSGKSLIAKIISNSIKDNWIVTADRFRFNDIELLKLTPNQRRKIVGKEISMIFQNPLSCLDSSRRIGKQLIQSIPNWTFKGHWWQWFGWKKRRAIELLHRVGIKDHKDIMASYPDDLTEGEGQKVMIAVAIANQPRLLIADEPTNSLESITALQIFRLLSSMNQNQGTTILLASNDLKSISEWCDSISVLYCGQNTESGPTEQLLETPHHPYTQALLYSVPDFSRPLSFKSKLGTLEGTVPILEQMPIGCRLGPRCPFAQRECIQKPSRYRIKQHEFSCHHPINLRERQFKDKVAASPLTLNTESKGNE from the coding sequence ATGGCGCTGTTAGATATTCGCAATCTTAATATTGAAATTCAAACACCAAACAGCCGTATAAAAATTGTGGACGGCGTCAATCTTTCAGTCAATGAAGGGGAAATTCTAGGACTTGTTGGTGAATCGGGTTCCGGTAAAAGTTTAATCGCTAAAATAATCAGTAATTCTATTAAAGATAACTGGATTGTTACGGCTGACCGTTTTCGTTTTAATGATATTGAATTACTTAAACTCACACCGAATCAACGTCGAAAAATCGTTGGAAAAGAAATTTCAATGATTTTCCAAAATCCATTAAGCTGCCTAGATTCAAGCCGAAGAATCGGCAAACAGCTTATTCAGAGTATTCCGAACTGGACATTTAAAGGTCATTGGTGGCAATGGTTTGGCTGGAAAAAACGTCGAGCAATTGAATTACTACATCGTGTAGGGATTAAAGACCACAAAGACATTATGGCAAGTTATCCTGACGATCTCACAGAAGGTGAAGGCCAAAAAGTCATGATCGCAGTAGCGATTGCAAATCAGCCTCGCTTATTAATTGCGGATGAACCTACCAATTCTTTGGAGTCAATTACAGCATTACAAATTTTCCGCTTACTTTCAAGCATGAATCAGAACCAAGGCACAACAATTTTATTAGCGAGTAATGATCTGAAAAGTATTAGTGAATGGTGTGATAGCATTTCTGTGCTTTATTGTGGACAAAATACGGAATCGGGGCCAACTGAACAATTATTGGAAACGCCTCATCACCCTTATACGCAAGCATTGCTCTACTCTGTGCCGGATTTTAGTCGCCCTTTAAGCTTTAAAAGCAAATTAGGGACACTAGAAGGCACCGTACCGATTTTGGAACAAATGCCTATTGGTTGTCGTTTAGGGCCACGTTGTCCTTTCGCTCAACGTGAATGTATTCAAAAACCAAGCCGCTATCGCATTAAACAGCACGAGTTCTCCTGCCATCATCCGATAAATCTTCGAGAACGGCAGTTTAAAGATAAAGTGGCCGCTTCACCGCTTACGCTTAACACTGAATCAAAAGGAAACGAATAA
- a CDS encoding nitroreductase family protein, with the protein MDALTLLTQRKSNKKLTAPAPNQVQLEQMFQAALRAPDHGKLEPYHFVVMQGTGLSKLEGLLKASVAEFDLGEERLKKAENFARRAPMVIAVIAKINHEVAKVPGWEQMLTAGAATYALQLAGNSLGFESFWATGPLIEGRELREAFGCGKNDKIVALLQIGTAAEKLEKDCKPKDLSRFVSHL; encoded by the coding sequence ATGGATGCATTAACTCTTTTAACACAACGCAAATCCAATAAAAAATTAACAGCCCCCGCCCCTAACCAAGTGCAATTAGAGCAAATGTTTCAAGCCGCTTTACGTGCACCTGATCATGGTAAACTCGAACCTTATCATTTTGTCGTGATGCAAGGCACTGGTTTAAGTAAATTAGAAGGCTTGCTCAAAGCATCTGTGGCTGAATTTGATTTAGGTGAAGAGAGATTAAAAAAAGCAGAGAATTTTGCACGCCGCGCACCAATGGTTATTGCCGTCATTGCTAAAATTAATCATGAAGTCGCCAAAGTTCCTGGTTGGGAACAAATGCTTACTGCAGGTGCAGCAACTTATGCCCTTCAACTTGCAGGTAATTCGCTTGGCTTTGAGAGCTTTTGGGCAACGGGTCCACTTATTGAAGGACGTGAATTACGTGAAGCATTTGGCTGTGGTAAAAATGATAAGATTGTTGCCTTATTACAAATTGGTACAGCAGCTGAAAAATTAGAAAAAGACTGTAAACCAAAAGATTTATCACGTTTCGTGAGCCATTTATAA
- a CDS encoding bile acid:sodium symporter family protein, producing the protein MQALLKLTNFVSKTFALWAIVFALLAFLFPAQFKIFAPYIPYLLGLVMFGMGITLTFADFSEVAKHPKSVFIGVSGQFIIMPAIAFGLAKAFDLPADLAVGVILVGSCPGGTSSNVMTYLAKGNTALSVACTTISTLLSPVLTPAIFYVLASQWLDINAGAMFMSVLKMVLFPIFLGLVVRALFKKQVEQASQTMPLVSVISIVLILAAVVAVSKDKIVESGLLIFSVVVLHNCLGYLIGYFAAKLFKLNTADSKAVAIEVGMQNSGLGAALAAAHFNPIAAVPSALFSFWHNVSGPILANIFSNIKNEK; encoded by the coding sequence ATGCAAGCATTATTAAAACTCACTAACTTTGTGAGTAAAACTTTCGCATTATGGGCGATTGTTTTTGCTCTTCTCGCCTTTCTCTTCCCTGCACAATTTAAAATTTTTGCACCCTATATTCCTTACCTTTTAGGTTTAGTGATGTTTGGTATGGGGATTACCTTAACGTTTGCTGATTTCAGCGAAGTGGCTAAACATCCTAAATCAGTATTCATTGGTGTATCAGGTCAATTTATCATCATGCCTGCTATTGCATTTGGATTAGCAAAAGCCTTTGATTTGCCTGCTGATTTAGCAGTTGGTGTGATTCTTGTAGGTTCTTGCCCAGGAGGGACATCATCAAACGTAATGACCTATTTAGCGAAAGGTAATACTGCGCTTTCTGTCGCTTGTACGACAATTTCAACCTTACTTTCACCAGTATTAACGCCTGCTATTTTCTATGTATTGGCAAGTCAATGGTTAGATATTAATGCGGGTGCCATGTTTATGTCTGTATTAAAAATGGTATTGTTCCCCATTTTCTTAGGTTTAGTCGTTCGTGCGCTCTTCAAAAAACAAGTGGAACAAGCAAGCCAAACGATGCCATTAGTCTCTGTTATTTCTATCGTCTTAATCTTGGCGGCCGTTGTAGCAGTAAGTAAAGATAAAATCGTAGAATCAGGTCTATTAATTTTCAGTGTAGTGGTTTTACATAACTGCTTAGGTTATTTAATTGGTTACTTTGCGGCAAAATTATTTAAACTTAATACGGCGGATAGTAAAGCTGTAGCAATTGAAGTGGGTATGCAAAACTCAGGTTTAGGCGCCGCACTGGCAGCGGCTCATTTCAACCCGATTGCAGCGGTACCAAGTGCTTTATTTAGTTTCTGGCACAATGTATCGGGTCCAATTCTAGCGAATATTTTCTCTAATATCAAAAATGAAAAATAA
- the lysC gene encoding lysine-sensitive aspartokinase 3, producing the protein MSHLSVAKFGGTSVANYSAMQACAKIIIADPNTRVVVLSASAGVTNLLVALANGVEAEERAKLIGEVRQIQENILNELQDDSRVRPIIEKYLENIAALSEAASLATSLALTDELISHGEMMSTQIFIEVLRELRTSATWIDVRTLVATNDNFGKAAPDDAQTQVNCDNLLKPLIDQGELVITQGFIGREPNGKTTTLGRGGSDYSAALLAEVLNAKDVLIWTDVAGIYTTDPRIVPNAQRIDTMSFSEAAEMATFGAKVLHPATLLPAVRSNIPVYVGSSKAPDAGGTWVTRDPQPRPTFRAIALRRDQTLLTLSSLSMLHAQGFLANVFNILSNYKISVDTITTSEVSIALTLDKTGSVSSGIELLSPELLEELSQYCTVKVDTGLSLVALIGNDLHLASGVAKRIFDTLEGYNIRMISYGASTNNICMLAHSDKADDVVRSLHKSLFE; encoded by the coding sequence ATGTCTCATTTATCGGTAGCAAAATTCGGCGGTACATCTGTTGCAAACTATTCAGCCATGCAAGCCTGTGCCAAAATTATTATTGCCGATCCTAATACCCGCGTTGTCGTGCTTTCTGCATCGGCAGGTGTCACAAACTTATTAGTTGCCCTAGCCAATGGTGTAGAAGCAGAAGAACGTGCAAAATTAATCGGTGAAGTCCGCCAAATTCAAGAAAATATTTTAAATGAATTACAAGACGATAGCCGTGTACGTCCTATCATCGAAAAATACTTAGAAAATATTGCCGCACTTTCTGAAGCGGCTAGCCTTGCAACATCACTTGCTTTAACCGATGAACTCATTAGCCATGGCGAAATGATGTCAACACAAATTTTCATTGAAGTATTAAGAGAATTACGAACATCAGCCACCTGGATCGATGTACGTACTTTAGTGGCAACTAATGATAACTTTGGTAAAGCCGCACCAGATGATGCTCAAACTCAAGTTAACTGTGATAATTTGTTAAAACCATTAATTGATCAAGGTGAACTGGTTATTACCCAAGGATTTATTGGCCGTGAACCAAATGGCAAAACCACAACTTTAGGTCGAGGAGGTAGTGACTACTCTGCTGCACTTTTAGCGGAAGTATTAAATGCAAAAGACGTATTAATTTGGACGGATGTAGCGGGTATTTATACGACTGATCCGCGTATTGTACCCAATGCACAACGCATTGATACAATGAGTTTCTCCGAAGCTGCTGAAATGGCAACCTTTGGTGCGAAAGTATTACACCCTGCAACACTACTTCCAGCTGTGCGCAGTAATATCCCTGTTTATGTCGGTTCTAGTAAAGCGCCTGATGCAGGCGGTACTTGGGTAACACGCGATCCACAACCACGTCCTACATTTCGTGCAATTGCATTACGTCGCGATCAAACCCTATTAACCCTTTCAAGTCTAAGTATGCTACATGCACAAGGCTTCCTGGCGAATGTATTCAATATCTTGTCCAACTATAAAATTTCCGTCGATACAATCACCACGTCTGAAGTGAGCATCGCATTAACCTTAGATAAAACAGGATCTGTTTCATCTGGTATCGAATTACTTTCTCCAGAATTATTAGAAGAATTAAGCCAATATTGTACCGTGAAAGTCGATACAGGCTTATCGCTTGTTGCATTAATTGGCAATGACTTACACCTCGCTTCTGGTGTAGCAAAACGTATTTTTGACACCCTAGAAGGCTATAACATTCGCATGATTAGCTATGGCGCAAGTACGAATAACATTTGTATGCTCGCGCATAGTGACAAAGCAGATGACGTAGTACGTTCATTACATAAATCGTTGTTTGAATAA
- a CDS encoding ATP-binding cassette domain-containing protein, which translates to MPLLQVENLSKTFEGPAKFFGTEQFYAVKGISFSLNRKETLAIIGKNGSGKSTLVKMIAGITPPTSGKILFNDLPLQFEDFHNRAQHIRMVFQDANSAFNPRLNIGQALDAPLKLITNWDEETRNQKIFETLSLVGLYPDYTNLKIKHLSMSQKQRIALARALILQPEIIIIDDVLSTLDASVRVQLLNLILDLQEHLGLSYIYVGQNLGIIKHIADQVLVMDEGQIIESGTPREIFTDPQNNITRLLVESHFGQLLDENAWQTTTS; encoded by the coding sequence ATGCCATTATTACAAGTGGAAAATCTTAGCAAAACCTTTGAAGGTCCGGCTAAATTTTTTGGTACAGAGCAGTTTTATGCAGTAAAAGGTATAAGCTTTTCACTTAATCGCAAAGAAACGCTTGCGATCATTGGTAAAAATGGTTCGGGTAAGTCAACCTTAGTGAAAATGATCGCAGGGATTACCCCCCCAACTTCAGGAAAAATATTATTTAATGATTTACCGTTACAATTTGAAGATTTTCATAATCGAGCGCAGCATATCCGAATGGTTTTCCAAGATGCGAATTCAGCATTTAACCCTCGCTTAAATATAGGACAAGCCTTAGACGCACCATTGAAATTAATTACCAATTGGGATGAAGAAACACGCAATCAAAAGATCTTTGAAACGCTTTCATTAGTCGGCCTTTATCCCGATTATACTAATCTTAAAATTAAACATCTCTCAATGAGCCAAAAACAGCGTATTGCCTTAGCTCGTGCACTGATTCTTCAGCCTGAAATTATTATTATTGATGACGTTCTTAGCACATTAGATGCTTCTGTACGTGTTCAATTACTTAACTTAATTTTAGATTTACAAGAACATTTGGGGCTTTCCTATATTTATGTCGGGCAAAACTTAGGGATTATCAAACATATTGCAGACCAAGTGCTGGTGATGGACGAAGGTCAAATTATCGAATCAGGTACACCAAGAGAAATCTTTACCGATCCTCAAAATAATATTACTCGTCTTCTTGTAGAAAGTCATTTTGGTCAGTTGCTTGATGAAAATGCTTGGCAAACCACTACTTCCTAA
- the sppA gene encoding signal peptide peptidase SppA, with protein MNVILSVLKFCCKALNFIRNLVMNFVFLLFVLALIVLVSLFSDGKKSQVLSGDQGALYLNLTGYLADNTENMLSWQAEFQRLNNEKVSYKYSTFDVVQSILSAKDDERIRGLVLNLNDFEGGDLPSLEYVGKAIQSFKESEKPVIAYADNYTQAQYFLASFANEIYLNPIGQVGIQGLRQENLYFKSMIEKLEITPHIFRVGTYKSAVEPFLRDDMSPEAKANMQKWLGGMWQNYMQTLIANRNITANDVLPNAQKYISDLKVLKGDETAYVKKRHLVTQFATRLDLDKKLTALFGQDEEGKAKLLEFEDYLSDLGDRFSVDPNEKNIVAVVNVEGTIIDGESDEESAGGDTIAKLLRQAYDNENVKAVVLRVNSPGGSAFASEIIRQETENLQKVGKPVVVSMGGMAASGGYWISSTADYIVADKNTITGSIGIFALFPTFENTIKKMGMSTDGVATTDLAETSALSPLSKNTQDIYQLSIENGYDRFLDVVSRGRQLSKDKVDKIAQGQVWLGQDAQKNGLVDELGDIDIAIDKVVALVNQHPDKYMDNFSVQWLVDEDNSFLAKLDRKLKQKGQALLTNWLGLPQEVHQVKKQLNVLTKFNDPKGQYLYCLNCGSVK; from the coding sequence ATGAATGTCATATTAAGCGTATTGAAATTTTGTTGTAAAGCGCTCAATTTTATCCGAAATCTTGTGATGAATTTTGTGTTCTTATTATTTGTTTTAGCGTTGATTGTGCTTGTCAGCCTTTTTAGTGATGGCAAGAAAAGCCAAGTTTTATCGGGCGATCAAGGCGCATTATATTTAAATTTAACAGGCTATCTTGCGGATAACACAGAGAATATGCTGAGTTGGCAAGCGGAATTTCAACGTTTAAATAATGAAAAGGTCTCGTATAAATATTCCACTTTTGATGTGGTACAAAGTATTTTATCTGCGAAAGATGATGAACGAATTCGTGGCTTAGTACTGAATTTAAATGACTTTGAAGGGGGCGATCTTCCATCGTTAGAGTATGTAGGAAAAGCGATTCAAAGCTTCAAAGAATCCGAAAAGCCTGTCATTGCTTATGCAGACAATTACACGCAGGCACAATATTTTCTTGCGAGTTTTGCGAATGAAATTTATCTCAATCCGATTGGGCAAGTCGGCATTCAAGGTTTACGTCAGGAAAATCTTTACTTTAAATCCATGATCGAAAAACTTGAAATTACGCCGCATATTTTCCGTGTTGGGACTTATAAGTCTGCTGTAGAACCTTTCTTGCGTGATGATATGTCGCCAGAGGCAAAAGCGAATATGCAAAAATGGCTTGGAGGTATGTGGCAAAATTATATGCAAACATTAATAGCTAATCGTAATATTACCGCTAATGATGTATTACCGAATGCACAAAAATATATTAGTGATTTAAAAGTATTAAAAGGTGATGAAACGGCTTATGTGAAAAAACGTCATTTAGTGACACAATTTGCGACAAGATTGGATTTAGATAAAAAATTGACCGCACTTTTTGGGCAAGATGAAGAAGGAAAAGCGAAATTATTAGAGTTTGAAGATTATTTATCTGATTTAGGTGATCGTTTCTCTGTCGATCCTAATGAAAAAAATATCGTTGCGGTAGTGAATGTCGAAGGGACGATTATTGATGGTGAAAGTGATGAAGAATCCGCAGGTGGAGATACCATTGCGAAGTTATTAAGACAGGCCTACGATAACGAGAACGTGAAGGCGGTTGTTCTCCGTGTTAACTCACCTGGCGGCAGTGCATTTGCCTCTGAGATTATTCGCCAGGAAACTGAAAATCTCCAAAAAGTAGGCAAACCTGTTGTGGTATCAATGGGAGGGATGGCTGCCTCTGGTGGTTATTGGATTTCTTCAACTGCAGACTATATTGTCGCGGATAAAAATACGATTACGGGTTCAATCGGGATTTTTGCATTATTCCCAACCTTTGAAAATACAATCAAAAAAATGGGAATGAGTACCGATGGCGTAGCGACAACAGATCTCGCGGAAACCTCAGCTTTAAGTCCATTGAGTAAAAATACTCAGGATATTTACCAACTCAGTATTGAAAATGGTTATGATCGTTTCTTAGATGTGGTAAGCCGTGGGCGTCAATTATCAAAAGATAAAGTGGATAAAATTGCTCAAGGCCAAGTTTGGTTAGGACAAGATGCACAGAAAAACGGCTTAGTCGACGAATTAGGTGATATTGATATAGCCATTGATAAAGTGGTCGCGCTAGTCAATCAACATCCTGATAAATACATGGATAATTTTAGTGTACAATGGTTGGTTGATGAAGATAATAGCTTCTTAGCTAAATTAGATCGCAAGCTTAAACAAAAAGGCCAAGCTTTACTGACAAATTGGTTGGGATTGCCACAGGAAGTACATCAAGTGAAAAAACAACTGAATGTATTGACTAAATTTAATGATCCAAAAGGGCAGTATTTGTATTGTTTAAATTGTGGTTCGGTTAAGTAA
- a CDS encoding ABC transporter permease, with product MLFSAIRYVIWVSILLLILSVLSFVILMRDPLNADLVTSNIYSAYYHYLTSLLQGDLGITYNGGESLKDLIFTVLPPTLELCFTALLLACILGIPLGVLSAVYNQRPCARALQSISNVGLSIPIFWFAPILLYVAAIQSWEIAAIGQYNLLYEIKPITGFPTIDMWFVDVPYRTKIVQNVLQHLALPTLVLCILPTMEFIRIIQQRANYLLQQEYAKAAATRGWSKWTILKRYVFRNTFPLLIPQLTRVFTLVLTQCMLVETVLGWPGIGLWLINAVTQQDYNSISAGVVVIGVCIIIIDTLAKSLMFMLDPFNKKGWYAR from the coding sequence ATGCTCTTTTCAGCAATTCGTTACGTCATTTGGGTAAGCATTTTATTATTGATTTTATCCGTATTAAGTTTTGTGATTTTAATGCGAGATCCGCTCAATGCTGATCTTGTCACAAGTAACATTTATAGTGCTTATTATCATTATCTTACATCATTGTTACAGGGTGATTTAGGGATTACCTATAACGGCGGAGAATCGTTAAAAGATTTAATTTTTACTGTATTACCACCTACATTAGAGCTCTGTTTTACCGCACTTTTATTGGCTTGCATCTTAGGTATTCCTCTCGGCGTATTAAGTGCGGTCTATAATCAGCGTCCTTGTGCACGCGCATTGCAAAGTATATCTAATGTTGGTTTGTCTATTCCTATTTTCTGGTTTGCCCCAATTTTACTCTATGTGGCCGCGATTCAAAGCTGGGAGATTGCAGCCATCGGGCAGTATAATTTGCTGTATGAAATCAAACCTATCACAGGCTTCCCTACCATTGACATGTGGTTTGTTGATGTCCCTTACCGAACCAAAATCGTACAAAACGTTTTACAGCATTTAGCCTTACCGACATTAGTGCTTTGTATTCTGCCGACAATGGAATTTATCCGCATTATTCAACAACGAGCAAATTATTTACTTCAGCAGGAATATGCTAAAGCGGCAGCAACACGTGGATGGTCAAAATGGACGATTTTAAAACGTTACGTTTTTCGTAATACATTTCCATTATTGATTCCACAGCTTACTCGCGTATTTACCTTAGTGTTAACACAATGTATGCTAGTAGAGACTGTCTTAGGCTGGCCTGGTATTGGACTTTGGCTCATAAATGCTGTAACCCAACAAGATTACAACAGTATTTCGGCTGGTGTCGTAGTGATCGGTGTTTGCATCATCATTATTGATACCTTAGCCAAGTCGCTGATGTTTATGTTAGATCCATTTAATAAGAAGGGCTGGTATGCAAGATAG
- a CDS encoding ABC transporter permease subunit, translating to MQDREPDEFRESTSLLQIWLLFRQNRVALFSFYLFFILILVALFPKLIMPYSESMEFVGEELMPPSWVEKGRIAFFFGTDDLGRDVLSRLIMGTQYTLGSSLLVVVAVAIIGGALGILAGMSDGIKARFLGHFFDAFLSIPILLIAIIISTLMEPSLMNAMFATLLAILPYFVHAIYQAIQQELKKDYVLLLRLDGISNWELLKSTILPNISVAYTQEIARAFVVAILDITSLSFISLGAQRPMPEWGAMIKDSLELIYLAPWTVLLPGFAIIFTILLSIIFTNGLCQAINKYYE from the coding sequence ATGCAAGATAGAGAACCTGATGAATTTCGCGAAAGCACTTCCCTCTTGCAAATTTGGTTGCTTTTCCGCCAAAATCGTGTGGCATTATTTAGTTTCTACTTATTTTTTATCCTGATTTTGGTCGCTCTTTTCCCGAAGCTAATCATGCCTTATAGCGAAAGCATGGAGTTTGTAGGAGAAGAATTAATGCCACCATCTTGGGTAGAAAAAGGTCGTATCGCCTTTTTCTTTGGCACCGACGATCTTGGCCGAGATGTACTCAGTCGATTAATAATGGGGACACAATACACTCTTGGTTCATCCCTTTTGGTGGTTGTCGCTGTGGCAATTATTGGGGGCGCATTAGGTATTCTTGCGGGTATGTCTGACGGGATTAAAGCGCGTTTTTTAGGTCATTTTTTTGATGCGTTTTTATCGATTCCTATTTTGCTGATTGCCATTATCATTTCCACGTTAATGGAACCAAGCTTGATGAATGCCATGTTTGCTACTCTATTAGCTATTTTGCCGTATTTTGTGCATGCCATTTATCAAGCGATTCAACAAGAGCTGAAGAAAGACTATGTTCTCTTACTAAGATTAGATGGGATTTCAAACTGGGAGCTATTAAAAAGCACCATTTTGCCGAATATTAGTGTTGCCTATACGCAAGAAATCGCCCGTGCATTTGTGGTTGCTATTTTAGATATTACATCATTAAGCTTTATTTCTCTAGGTGCACAACGTCCAATGCCTGAATGGGGTGCAATGATTAAAGATTCATTAGAATTAATTTATCTTGCACCATGGACAGTTTTATTACCCGGTTTTGCTATTATTTTTACCATTTTATTGAGCATTATTTTTACTAACGGATTGTGTCAAGCAATCAACAAATATTACGAGTAA